In the Kribbella sp. NBC_00482 genome, one interval contains:
- a CDS encoding TetR/AcrR family transcriptional regulator, producing the protein MAGEWMEECVARYDKEHKQATRQRILETSGRRFKQSGIDGSGVATLMADAGLTNGAFYAHFTSKDDLVANVVADQLRTQAETFRALPPGRVR; encoded by the coding sequence ATGGCAGGCGAGTGGATGGAGGAGTGTGTGGCGCGGTACGACAAGGAGCACAAGCAGGCGACGAGGCAGCGGATCCTCGAGACGTCCGGTCGTCGGTTCAAGCAGAGCGGTATCGACGGCTCCGGCGTCGCCACGCTGATGGCCGACGCGGGGCTGACGAATGGTGCGTTCTACGCGCACTTCACATCCAAGGATGACTTGGTCGCCAATGTGGTCGCCGACCAGTTGCGGACCCAGGCCGAGACATTCAGGGCACTGCCGCCCGGCCGGGTGAGATGA
- a CDS encoding LysR substrate-binding domain-containing protein, with protein sequence MHKISDLIDLWEKKFEERVRDGKRSPTSLETYRRVIKNHIRPAFAELRIGEATTQRIDTAITNVKNRTGAPTAKTCRAVLSGMMKIAVRYGAISVNPVRENESIEAEPKNPPRALTGDEVTLLRKHLAANDYAVRTDLPDLVTFMLATGVRIGEALAVRWSQADLEAGTVEFTHTIARLTGHGLIRKRPKSKAGERLLHLPNWGLAILRTRHAAGIRLDNPIFADTIGGYRDPSNTRRALRTVLSPVGSTARRDLGLTLRALRRQAGLTRKDVAELLTWPKTRMELVETGRIKVDHQLVADLVKIYKLTLDHSPDLLIRVDQATQPTESDKLAWIKSHALRKTTATALDQAGHTARHIADRGSLVGAADAMHITQPVVTRGLREVEDILGVSLFDRGPRGVTPTVFGDSFLEHARAVLAQLRQAGQQIDQLTNADLGTVTVGTHLAGSNVLLPRAIAALKAEHPRLTVVVREATPDMLQAAILAGDCDLIVGRLTGKAPSSLVQQMLYSEPVRLVAREGHPVHALDSPTLMQLADYPWIFPVEQTILRSELEDFFVHEGVPIPANRIECTSMLTLRELLISTDVIAALPMLIAAQDDNLKLISTHLTSIRRAVGVTMPADRPLSPAANALLASLRDEATGLAKRTA encoded by the coding sequence ATGCACAAGATCTCCGACCTCATCGACCTGTGGGAGAAGAAGTTCGAAGAGCGAGTCAGGGACGGCAAGCGATCCCCGACCTCCCTCGAGACCTACCGACGCGTCATCAAGAACCACATCCGGCCCGCCTTCGCCGAACTCCGCATCGGCGAAGCCACCACCCAACGCATCGACACCGCCATCACCAACGTCAAGAACCGCACCGGCGCCCCCACCGCCAAAACTTGCCGCGCCGTCCTGTCCGGCATGATGAAAATCGCCGTCCGCTACGGAGCCATCTCCGTCAACCCGGTCCGCGAGAACGAAAGCATCGAAGCCGAACCCAAGAACCCACCCCGCGCCCTCACCGGCGACGAAGTCACCCTCCTCAGAAAGCACCTCGCCGCCAACGACTACGCGGTCCGCACCGACCTCCCCGACCTCGTCACCTTCATGCTCGCCACCGGCGTCCGCATCGGCGAAGCCCTCGCCGTCCGCTGGTCCCAAGCCGACCTCGAAGCCGGCACCGTCGAATTCACCCACACCATCGCCCGCCTCACCGGCCACGGCCTCATCCGCAAACGCCCCAAATCCAAAGCCGGCGAACGCCTCCTCCACCTCCCCAACTGGGGCCTCGCTATCCTCCGCACCCGCCACGCCGCCGGCATCCGCCTCGACAACCCCATCTTCGCCGACACGATCGGCGGCTACCGCGACCCCTCCAACACCCGCCGAGCCCTCCGCACCGTCCTCTCCCCCGTCGGAAGCACCGCCCGCCGCGACCTAGGCCTCACCCTCCGCGCCCTCCGCCGCCAAGCCGGTCTGACGCGCAAAGATGTCGCCGAACTTCTTACCTGGCCGAAGACCCGGATGGAGCTCGTCGAAACCGGCCGCATCAAGGTCGACCACCAACTCGTCGCAGACCTGGTCAAGATCTACAAGCTCACCCTCGACCACTCCCCCGACCTACTCATCCGGGTCGACCAAGCCACCCAACCAACCGAGTCCGACAAGCTCGCCTGGATCAAATCCCACGCCCTCCGCAAAACCACCGCCACCGCTCTCGACCAAGCCGGCCACACCGCCCGCCACATCGCCGATCGAGGCAGCCTGGTGGGGGCCGCCGACGCTATGCACATCACCCAACCCGTGGTGACCCGCGGCCTGCGTGAGGTCGAGGACATCTTGGGGGTGAGCCTGTTCGACCGTGGCCCTCGCGGCGTCACGCCCACAGTGTTCGGCGACAGCTTCCTCGAGCATGCCCGTGCAGTCCTCGCCCAACTGCGACAGGCCGGCCAGCAGATCGATCAACTTACCAACGCCGACCTCGGGACAGTCACCGTTGGCACCCACTTGGCCGGGTCGAACGTGTTACTCCCCCGAGCGATTGCTGCACTCAAGGCGGAGCACCCAAGGCTGACGGTGGTAGTACGCGAGGCGACGCCTGACATGCTTCAGGCGGCGATTCTTGCCGGGGACTGCGACCTCATTGTCGGACGGCTGACAGGGAAGGCGCCGAGCAGCCTCGTCCAGCAAATGCTCTACAGCGAACCGGTGCGCCTCGTCGCCCGGGAGGGTCATCCGGTCCATGCGCTCGACTCTCCGACGCTCATGCAGTTGGCCGACTACCCGTGGATCTTTCCGGTTGAGCAGACCATCCTTCGAAGCGAACTCGAGGACTTCTTCGTGCATGAAGGCGTTCCGATCCCCGCCAATCGGATCGAATGCACATCCATGCTGACCCTGCGCGAACTGCTGATCTCAACAGACGTCATCGCAGCACTCCCGATGCTGATCGCTGCCCAAGACGACAACCTCAAGCTCATCAGCACCCACCTGACCTCGATCCGAAGAGCGGTCGGCGTGACCATGCCCGCAGACCGACCGTTGTCCCCCGCGGCGAACGCCCTCCTCGCCTCCCTCCGCGACGAGGCCACCGGCCTCGCCAAACGAACGGCGTAA
- a CDS encoding DeoR/GlpR family DNA-binding transcription regulator: MSRQKSGARREQIVRMAASDGLANVEDLSARLGVTPSTIRRDLALLTAEGKLARTYGGALSLEPHPEASLRQRLGEAYDAKRAIAAWAVGQIVPGENVLLDGGSTTTALAQELTGFTNLSVTTTGLTVLDVLAEAENIEVIVLGGRLRIISQSFVGPVTEVSLERMSFDRAFMGADGVRVDRGINEKDLEQTRLKELMMGRADRVYVLAHGAKLGQGPFHAWAVMPPRWTLVTDDSAPAAEVRRFEDKGIEVVVVTPAEAPTN, from the coding sequence GTGAGCAGGCAGAAGTCAGGGGCGCGACGCGAGCAGATCGTCCGGATGGCCGCGTCCGACGGGTTGGCCAACGTGGAGGACCTCTCCGCGCGGCTGGGCGTCACGCCGTCGACGATCCGGCGCGACCTCGCCCTGCTGACCGCCGAGGGGAAACTCGCGCGCACCTATGGCGGCGCGCTGAGCCTCGAGCCGCATCCGGAGGCGTCGCTGCGGCAGCGCCTGGGTGAGGCGTACGACGCCAAACGCGCGATCGCGGCCTGGGCCGTCGGCCAGATCGTGCCCGGCGAGAACGTGCTGCTCGACGGCGGATCGACCACGACCGCGCTGGCCCAGGAACTCACCGGCTTCACCAACCTCTCGGTGACGACGACCGGCCTGACCGTGCTCGACGTACTGGCCGAAGCCGAGAACATCGAGGTGATCGTGCTGGGCGGGCGGTTACGGATCATCAGCCAGTCCTTCGTCGGACCGGTCACCGAGGTCTCGCTCGAGCGGATGTCGTTCGACCGCGCGTTCATGGGGGCCGACGGCGTCCGCGTCGACCGCGGGATCAACGAGAAGGATCTCGAGCAGACGCGACTGAAAGAGCTCATGATGGGCCGGGCCGATCGCGTCTACGTGCTCGCGCACGGCGCCAAACTCGGTCAAGGGCCCTTCCACGCGTGGGCTGTGATGCCGCCGCGGTGGACGCTCGTGACCGATGACTCGGCGCCGGCCGCCGAGGTACGGCGGTTCGAGGACAAGGGAATCGAGGTCGTCGTCGTCACGCCGGCAGAAGCGCCGACAAACTGA
- the pdxA gene encoding 4-hydroxythreonine-4-phosphate dehydrogenase PdxA: protein MSSTPQIAVTMGDGAGIGPEVIVRALLDPTIAEAAHCVVIGDAERLRQAARIVGLEPRIVAIGSVGDAEFTPGRINVIDLGLLPPDLPFGAVSAVAGDAAYHYIRVASELAMSGQVQAICTAPLNKAALQAGGHMFPGHTELLAELTGTKEVSMMLSTPKVKVIHVTTHIGLIDAVDRIEPGLVERTIRRGHQALIDAGVAAPKIGVCGINPHAGENGLFGRGEEETKIAPGVEVCQADGIDVHGPLPADTLFFLAGRGDYDLVVAMYHDQGHGPVKILGLEAGVNVTVGLPVIRTSVDHGTAFDIAGRGVADHRSMIEALRLAVEMAPERVAG, encoded by the coding sequence ATGAGCAGCACCCCCCAGATCGCCGTCACGATGGGCGACGGCGCCGGCATCGGTCCGGAGGTCATCGTCCGAGCGCTCCTCGACCCCACCATCGCCGAAGCCGCGCACTGCGTCGTCATCGGCGATGCCGAGCGACTCCGGCAGGCCGCGCGGATCGTCGGTCTCGAACCCCGTATCGTCGCGATCGGGAGCGTGGGCGACGCGGAGTTCACGCCGGGGCGTATCAACGTCATCGATCTCGGACTGCTGCCGCCGGACCTGCCGTTCGGTGCGGTGTCCGCGGTCGCGGGCGATGCGGCGTACCACTACATCCGGGTCGCCAGTGAGCTCGCGATGTCCGGACAGGTGCAGGCGATCTGTACGGCGCCGCTGAACAAGGCGGCCTTGCAGGCAGGTGGGCACATGTTCCCCGGCCACACCGAACTCCTCGCGGAACTCACCGGCACCAAGGAGGTGTCGATGATGCTGTCGACGCCCAAGGTGAAGGTCATCCATGTCACCACGCATATCGGCCTGATCGACGCGGTGGACCGGATCGAACCCGGGCTGGTCGAGCGCACCATCCGGCGCGGCCACCAGGCCCTGATCGACGCGGGCGTCGCGGCGCCGAAGATCGGCGTCTGCGGGATCAACCCGCACGCCGGTGAGAACGGCCTGTTCGGACGGGGGGAGGAGGAGACGAAGATCGCTCCCGGAGTCGAGGTGTGCCAGGCCGACGGGATCGACGTACACGGTCCGCTGCCGGCCGACACGCTGTTCTTCCTGGCCGGCCGGGGCGACTACGACCTGGTGGTGGCGATGTACCACGACCAGGGCCACGGTCCCGTCAAGATCCTCGGACTCGAGGCCGGGGTCAACGTCACCGTCGGATTGCCGGTGATCCGGACGTCGGTCGACCACGGTACGGCGTTCGACATCGCCGGCCGGGGTGTGGCCGACCACCGCTCGATGATCGAGGCACTGCGACTCGCGGTCGAGATGGCTCCGGAGCGAGTGGCAGGCTGA
- a CDS encoding phytoene desaturase family protein — protein MKDFYDVVIVGGGHNGLVAAAYLAQSGLSTLILEQQSHTGGAAVSERVFPGVDARLSRYSYLVSLLPDKIAADLGLNLELRSRAVASYTPVRRSGRDVGLMIERPEGAGTRASFRALTGSDAEYEAWTDFYGSVSSLAAAVAPTLLEPLQSAADLRSRVDGALWDELIERPLGETVERRFADDTVRGVVATDGVIGTFAGLHDESLIQNRCFLYHLIGNGTGEWRVPVGGMGAVTDALAAAARRAGAALVTDAAVTAVEADGTRGSVTWLGGDGERSVDCSWVLSNVAPSTLAALRGQTGVEKPEGSQLKINLLLRHLPALKSGDDPARAFAGTFHIDEDYSQLETAYRSAASSELPAVPPSEVYCHSLTDPSILSPDLVASGHHTLTVFGVHFPARLFASDNDSARAESTRRVLAGLESYLAEPLEDCIARDADGNLCIEAKTPYDIEESVGMPGGHIFHGDLQWPWATDPSDAGRWGTETDVANLLICGSGARRGGAVSGLGGHNAAMTILTR, from the coding sequence ATGAAGGACTTCTACGACGTCGTCATCGTTGGCGGTGGACACAACGGTCTCGTCGCTGCCGCGTATCTGGCGCAGTCCGGGCTCTCCACGCTGATCCTGGAGCAGCAGTCGCACACCGGCGGCGCAGCGGTCAGCGAGCGCGTGTTCCCGGGTGTAGACGCGCGGCTGTCGCGCTACTCGTACCTGGTCAGTTTGCTGCCTGACAAGATCGCCGCAGACCTCGGCCTCAACCTGGAGCTCCGGTCCCGCGCAGTCGCGTCGTACACCCCGGTACGCCGCTCTGGACGCGACGTCGGCCTGATGATCGAGCGGCCGGAAGGCGCCGGTACCAGGGCCTCGTTCCGTGCACTCACCGGGAGCGACGCGGAGTACGAAGCGTGGACGGACTTCTACGGCTCTGTCAGCTCGCTGGCCGCTGCTGTCGCTCCCACTCTGCTGGAGCCGCTCCAGTCGGCGGCCGACCTCCGCTCACGCGTCGACGGCGCACTGTGGGACGAGCTGATCGAGCGGCCGCTTGGCGAGACCGTCGAGCGGCGCTTCGCCGACGACACCGTCCGTGGCGTCGTCGCGACGGACGGCGTCATCGGGACGTTCGCCGGGCTGCACGACGAGTCACTGATCCAGAACAGGTGCTTCCTGTACCACCTGATCGGCAACGGCACCGGCGAGTGGCGGGTACCTGTCGGCGGCATGGGCGCAGTCACTGACGCACTGGCAGCTGCTGCGCGGCGTGCTGGTGCCGCACTGGTCACCGACGCAGCAGTCACCGCTGTCGAAGCAGACGGGACCCGTGGATCGGTCACGTGGCTCGGTGGCGACGGTGAGCGATCCGTCGACTGCTCTTGGGTGCTGTCCAACGTCGCGCCGTCGACGCTGGCAGCACTGCGTGGTCAGACCGGTGTCGAGAAGCCGGAAGGGTCGCAGCTGAAGATCAACTTGCTGCTGCGTCACCTGCCGGCGCTGAAGTCCGGTGACGACCCAGCGCGGGCGTTCGCCGGCACGTTCCACATCGACGAGGACTACAGCCAGCTCGAGACGGCGTACCGATCCGCCGCGAGCAGCGAGCTGCCCGCCGTACCGCCGTCCGAGGTGTACTGCCACTCGCTGACCGACCCATCGATCCTCTCCCCCGACCTGGTTGCCTCCGGCCACCACACCCTGACCGTCTTCGGCGTGCACTTCCCGGCTCGTTTATTTGCCTCCGACAACGATTCTGCGCGGGCCGAGTCCACGCGGCGCGTGCTGGCCGGGCTGGAGTCGTACCTGGCCGAACCGCTCGAGGACTGCATCGCCCGGGACGCCGACGGCAACCTGTGCATCGAGGCCAAGACGCCGTACGACATCGAGGAATCCGTCGGCATGCCCGGCGGTCACATCTTCCACGGCGACCTCCAGTGGCCCTGGGCCACCGACCCCTCCGACGCCGGCCGCTGGGGCACCGAAACCGACGTCGCCAACCTCCTCATCTGCGGCTCCGGCGCCCGCCGCGGCGGCGCCGTCTCAGGCCTCGGCGGCCACAACGCAGCCATGACCATCCTCACCCGCTAA
- a CDS encoding alpha/beta hydrolase family esterase, whose amino-acid sequence MKNRLLIIVMTVAMALPLTGSARAATASSLPPVQQLSATTPVYDPMAGIKMGISGLFERTISGTNRTAKIYVPKAANLGAYMVVLNVPEGEQTVPWLVDSGWIDLAEKNKFLLYVFEPGASGHWGSPDEERSYLETAYANISVNSPDGRGTWYLPPESYYVVGYDRPGSVLQQIVMKDPTLVAAATFVDASDIAPAFLKQLDSTFYPTTDWNGQQVASSSVPLPVWIMEDRLGDEAAGVVRYWQEANQTASKATGFHGGRIFHQRKGALKYYVADGSLSAVAVTGKVKNAKTSAAGIYGDFLSRYTRYGGNVGGNTLGSRPDYGKLGVQFRTMELAGRMREYMVYVPAKARQAARKGRTVPAVISLHGSGLTMYSMFDFSRWWEVADDEGFILVVPTGLNTQNRTGWGTTADHVDMTFLQRVLNEVKTGYNIDPGRIYLGGQSNGSMTTIAAGKNPELSKNFAALGSTSGGQTSSTTDYSGETLPFLLLFGQFDLWPNDLSTPYVGDTMRYWINRNDALGTPTTPASVERVGRYDISSWKDADGTTVARYGVNRGRGHSTIADEARVLWDWYSQWHKDAQGNNVQLSR is encoded by the coding sequence GTGAAGAACAGGCTCCTGATCATCGTTATGACGGTCGCGATGGCGCTTCCCCTGACCGGATCCGCGCGGGCGGCCACGGCGTCCAGCCTTCCGCCCGTCCAGCAGCTCAGCGCCACGACGCCCGTCTACGACCCGATGGCGGGCATCAAGATGGGCATCAGCGGGCTGTTCGAGCGCACGATCTCGGGCACGAACCGGACCGCCAAGATCTACGTCCCCAAGGCTGCGAACCTCGGTGCCTACATGGTGGTGCTCAACGTCCCTGAGGGCGAGCAAACCGTTCCCTGGCTCGTCGACAGTGGATGGATCGACCTCGCCGAGAAGAACAAGTTCCTCCTCTACGTCTTCGAGCCTGGCGCTTCCGGACACTGGGGATCACCCGACGAGGAGCGGTCCTACCTCGAAACGGCGTACGCGAACATCAGCGTCAACTCCCCCGATGGCCGCGGCACCTGGTACCTCCCGCCCGAGAGCTATTACGTCGTCGGATACGACCGCCCAGGTTCGGTGCTGCAGCAGATCGTCATGAAGGACCCGACCCTCGTGGCCGCAGCGACCTTCGTCGACGCGAGCGACATCGCTCCCGCGTTTCTCAAGCAGCTGGACAGTACGTTCTATCCGACGACGGACTGGAACGGTCAGCAGGTCGCGAGCAGCAGCGTTCCGCTTCCCGTCTGGATCATGGAGGACCGGCTGGGCGACGAGGCCGCTGGTGTCGTCAGGTATTGGCAGGAGGCCAACCAGACCGCATCCAAGGCAACCGGGTTCCACGGTGGGAGGATCTTCCATCAGCGGAAGGGGGCACTGAAGTACTACGTCGCCGACGGCTCGCTCAGCGCTGTCGCGGTCACCGGCAAGGTGAAGAACGCGAAGACATCGGCCGCCGGCATCTACGGCGACTTCCTTTCGCGCTACACCCGCTACGGCGGCAACGTCGGCGGCAACACTCTCGGCTCGCGACCTGACTACGGCAAGCTCGGTGTCCAGTTCAGGACGATGGAACTGGCAGGCCGAATGCGCGAGTACATGGTTTATGTCCCCGCCAAGGCGAGGCAGGCGGCGAGGAAGGGTAGGACTGTGCCGGCCGTCATCTCGCTGCACGGTTCCGGGCTGACGATGTACTCGATGTTCGATTTCTCCCGGTGGTGGGAGGTCGCGGATGACGAGGGCTTCATCCTCGTCGTGCCGACCGGGCTCAACACCCAGAACCGGACGGGATGGGGTACGACGGCCGACCACGTCGACATGACGTTCCTGCAAAGGGTTCTGAACGAAGTCAAGACCGGCTATAACATCGATCCGGGCCGGATCTATCTGGGCGGGCAGTCGAACGGGAGCATGACGACCATCGCGGCCGGGAAGAACCCGGAGCTCTCCAAGAACTTCGCTGCACTGGGCTCGACCTCCGGCGGCCAGACATCGTCGACGACCGACTACAGCGGCGAGACCCTTCCGTTCCTCCTGTTGTTCGGCCAGTTCGACCTCTGGCCGAACGATCTGTCGACGCCGTACGTCGGTGACACCATGCGGTACTGGATCAACCGCAACGACGCACTCGGTACGCCGACCACACCGGCGTCGGTCGAGCGGGTGGGACGGTACGACATCAGCTCGTGGAAGGACGCGGACGGGACGACCGTGGCCAGGTACGGCGTGAATCGCGGCCGCGGTCACAGCACCATCGCCGACGAGGCACGGGTCCTTTGGGATTGGTACTCGCAATGGCATAAGGATGCCCAGGGCAACAACGTTCAGTTGTCGCGCTGA